The Elgaria multicarinata webbii isolate HBS135686 ecotype San Diego chromosome 1, rElgMul1.1.pri, whole genome shotgun sequence genome has a window encoding:
- the LOC134396357 gene encoding 7-alpha-hydroxycholest-4-en-3-one 12-alpha-hydroxylase-like has protein sequence MTFWETVLCTFLACHLATLLGGLHKIGAFRKRKPKEPPLDKGFLPWLGHGLSFMRSPVEFLERMRKKHGDIFTVLLGGSYMHFLIDPSTYEPLMKVSKQVLGYNKFTSMVARNVFDLHPTESQLHSFKKISDKYLGGKYLPVLNQVMMEKLRSMMLHSQDLGEGKRSWRQDGVIHFTYKTIFQASFLTLFGNEPHKENAKENEMTQGGNLSEIFQKFDHFFPRMTTGTLDPLSKKETERLKKYFWDTLSVEKLYQRDGISNWVAEQDQHLAETGMTEKIRTQFQLLLLWLSQTNIVHATSWILLNLFKYPEAMKAVREEVERVLRETSREEKTGGPFINMSLDMIKTPLLDSAIEETLRLNGPVFFFRTVMQDMDIKMADGKEYTLRKGDDLVLSPFLALQTDPEIHPDPHTFKYDRFVTPDGIKKEFYKNGNKLKYHSMPFGGGPGLCPGRFFAVYEMKMFVLLMLAYFDMELVNAEAEMPTIDVRSYGFGFAKPSHDIQFKYQLRV, from the coding sequence ATGACTTTCTGGGAGACTGTGCTTTGCACTTTCTTAGCGTGCCACTTGGCAACCCTACTTGGCGGACTCCATAAAATAGGAGCATTTCGCAAGAGGAAACCCAAGGAACCTCCATTGGACAAAGGCTTTCTTCCATGGCTCGGACACGGGCTAAGTTTCATGAGGAGCCCTGTAGAGTTTTTGGAAAGGATGCGGAAGAAACATGGGGATATTTTCACAGTTTTGCTCGGAGGCAGTtacatgcattttttgattgATCCTTCTACTTATGAACCCTTAATGAAGGTATCAAAACAAGTGCTGGGTTATAATAAATTTACATCAATGGTGGCACGTAATGTTTTTGACCTCCACCCCACAGAATCTCAGCtacatagttttaaaaaaatcagtgataAGTATCTAGGAGGGAAGTATCTACCTGTCCTGAACCAGGTGATGATGGAGAAGTTGAGGTCCATGATGCTTCACAGCCAGGATTTAGGTGAGGGGAAAAGATCTTGGCGGCAGGATGGAGTCATCCACTTTACCTACAAAACTATCTTCCAAGCCTCTTTTCTGACTTTGTTTGGCAATGAGCCACACAAAGAAAATGCTAAGGAGAATGAAATGACACAAGGTGGAAACTTGTCTGAAATTTTTCAGAAATTTGACCATTTCTTTCCCCGTATGACCACTGGCACACTAGACCCTCTGAGCAAGAAGGAGAcagagagattgaagaaataCTTCTGGGACACTCTCTCAGTAGAAAAGTTGTATCAAAGGGACGGCATCAGCAATTGGGTAGCTGAGCAAGATCAGCATTTGGCGGAGACCGGGATGACTGAAAAGATACGGACTCAAtttcagctgctgcttctctggctATCTCAAACTAACATTGTCCATGCTACCTCCTGGATTCTTCTGAATCTGTTCAAATATCCAGAAGCAATGAAGGCAGTGAGGGAAGAAGTGGAGAGAGTATTAAGAGAGACCAGTCGGGAGGAAAAGACAGGCGGCCCCTTCATCAACATGTCCTTGGATATGATCAaaactcctcttctggacagtgcAATAGAGGAAACTCTGCGATTGAATGGGCCTGTTTTTTTCTTCAGAACCGTGATGCAGGACATGGATATTAAGATGGCCGATGGCAAAGAATATACTCTCCGGAAAGGTGATGATCTAGTGCTGTCGCCATTTCTTGCACTGCAAACAGATCCAGAAATCCACCCTGACCCTCACACATTCAAATATGACAGGTTTGTGACCCCAGATGGGATAAAAAAGGAGTTCTACAAGAATGGGAATAAGCTAAAGTATCATAGTATGCCTTTTGGTGGTGGACCTGGACTGTGCCCTGGGCGATTTTTTGCTGTTTATGAAATGAAGATGTTTGTCTTATTGATGCTGGCCTACTTTGACATGGAACTGGTTAATGCAGAAGCAGAAATGCCTACGATAGATGTAAGGAGCTATGGGtttggatttgcaaaaccatCTCATGATATTCAGTTCAAATACCAATTGAGAGTCTAA